In Micromonospora sp. LH3U1, one genomic interval encodes:
- a CDS encoding sensor histidine kinase gives MRILDSSPQGRWDRRRRLLLDALLWAVVAAPVGYAEVTPPYSRYALPLLVGKLLLLGAAVVVARRGGPLVALVLVVLGSVVDGNFVFAIPVFSYLAGRRSASAGPAAVVFVLIAAGGTALNLGLLGTGPATWFLLASVLLFAAVFPWLVGRYRRQQQELADAGRRHVDALTREERGAAERIRLRERARIAGEMHDSLGHDLSLIALRAAALEVAADLDDRHRAAAGELRASVSAATERLHEIIGVLREEGGASVRPSGETVADLVDGAREAGMAVRMDAAPAVAELPAMTDHAAHRIVREALTNAARYAPGAPVDVRLTRDGDRVEVTVVNGAPPAGPLPAPPSQGSGLLALAERVRLAGGTLDAGPRADGGFAVRAALPATAPPLEAIGSAGPGLGRAPRSGGGESGPMERPVDAERRLHDARRRVRRSLLVALVAPAGFALVLSFVYYPVATAGTVLDRATFDQMRVGTLRSELTGLPRRQVERPTAVDRDDCEYYTDGNFPLAEPTWQLCFTDGRLASKEWIA, from the coding sequence GTGCGGATCCTCGACTCCTCGCCGCAAGGTCGGTGGGACCGGCGGCGTCGCCTGCTGTTGGACGCGCTGCTCTGGGCGGTGGTTGCCGCCCCGGTCGGCTACGCCGAGGTCACCCCGCCCTATTCGCGGTACGCGTTGCCGCTGCTGGTCGGCAAGCTGTTGCTGCTTGGCGCGGCGGTGGTGGTGGCGCGTCGAGGCGGACCGTTGGTCGCCCTCGTGCTGGTGGTGCTCGGTTCGGTTGTCGATGGCAACTTCGTGTTCGCCATCCCGGTCTTCAGCTACCTCGCTGGGCGGCGCAGCGCCAGCGCGGGCCCGGCGGCCGTGGTCTTCGTCTTGATCGCGGCCGGCGGCACGGCGCTCAATCTGGGGCTGCTCGGCACCGGGCCGGCCACCTGGTTCCTGCTCGCCTCGGTGCTGCTCTTCGCCGCGGTGTTCCCCTGGTTGGTCGGCCGGTACCGGCGACAGCAGCAGGAGTTGGCCGACGCCGGTCGCCGGCACGTCGATGCGCTGACCCGCGAGGAGCGCGGTGCCGCCGAGCGGATCCGGCTGCGGGAACGGGCCCGGATCGCCGGTGAGATGCATGACTCGCTCGGTCACGACCTCAGCCTGATCGCGTTGCGGGCCGCCGCTCTGGAGGTCGCCGCGGACCTCGACGACCGGCACCGGGCGGCGGCGGGGGAGTTGCGGGCCAGCGTATCCGCCGCCACCGAGCGACTACACGAGATCATCGGGGTGCTCCGTGAGGAGGGTGGCGCGTCGGTGCGTCCAAGCGGGGAGACCGTCGCGGACCTGGTCGACGGTGCCCGGGAGGCCGGCATGGCGGTACGGATGGACGCTGCCCCGGCGGTCGCGGAGCTACCGGCGATGACCGACCACGCGGCCCACCGGATCGTCCGTGAGGCGCTGACCAACGCCGCCCGGTACGCGCCGGGCGCCCCGGTCGACGTGCGCCTCACCCGCGACGGTGACCGGGTCGAGGTGACCGTCGTCAACGGTGCTCCGCCGGCGGGGCCGCTGCCCGCCCCGCCGTCGCAGGGCAGCGGGCTGCTCGCACTCGCCGAACGGGTCCGCCTCGCCGGTGGGACGCTCGATGCCGGCCCTCGCGCCGACGGTGGTTTCGCCGTACGGGCGGCGTTGCCGGCCACCGCGCCGCCGTTGGAGGCGATCGGGTCGGCGGGCCCTGGGTTGGGCCGAGCGCCACGGTCCGGCGGCGGTGAGTCCGGTCCGATGGAGCGGCCCGTGGACGCGGAGCGGCGGCTGCACGACGCCCGCCGACGAGTCCGGCGCAGTCTGCTCGTGGCGCTCGTGGCGCCGGCCGGCTTCGCTCTGGTGCTCTCCTTCGTCTACTACCCGGTGGCTACCGCCGGGACGGTGCTGGACCGGGCCACGTTCGACCAGATGCGCGTCGGCACGCTCCGGTCGGAGCTGACCGGGCTGCCCCGGCGACAGGTGGAACGGCCCACGGCGGTGGACCGGGACGACTGCGAGTACTACACCGACGGCAACTTCCCCCTCGCGGAGCCGACCTGGCAGCTTTGCTTCACCGATGGCCGGTTGGCCAGCAAGGAGTGGATCGCGTAG
- a CDS encoding response regulator codes for MNTDTAGAPPVRVVLADDEAMIRAGVQAILATDPGIEVVAEAGDGRAAVELVRAHRPRVALLDIRMPRLDGLAAAAEIRRVVPETATIMLTTFGEDDHVARALGHGASGFLLKAGDPRELLAGVHAVADGGAYLSPRVARRVIELGAGRLARRPAARDRTAGLTEREREVLALVGAGLSNAEIARRLHLVEGTVKSYLTSIFTRLDVRNRVQAAILAYEAGLVDG; via the coding sequence GTGAACACCGATACGGCCGGGGCGCCACCGGTCCGCGTGGTCCTGGCTGACGACGAGGCGATGATCCGGGCCGGCGTCCAAGCCATCCTCGCCACCGATCCCGGCATCGAGGTGGTCGCCGAGGCCGGTGACGGACGCGCGGCGGTGGAGCTGGTCCGTGCGCACCGTCCTCGGGTCGCGCTGCTGGACATCCGGATGCCGCGACTGGACGGGTTGGCTGCCGCCGCCGAGATCCGCCGGGTCGTGCCGGAGACCGCGACGATCATGCTGACCACGTTCGGCGAGGACGACCACGTGGCTCGGGCACTCGGGCACGGCGCCAGCGGGTTCCTGCTCAAGGCCGGCGATCCGCGTGAGTTGCTCGCCGGTGTGCACGCCGTCGCCGACGGCGGCGCGTACCTGTCGCCGAGGGTGGCCCGCCGGGTGATCGAGTTGGGCGCCGGGCGGTTGGCTCGCCGGCCTGCCGCCCGGGACCGTACGGCGGGGCTGACCGAGCGCGAACGGGAGGTGCTCGCCCTGGTCGGGGCGGGGCTGTCCAACGCCGAGATCGCCCGCCGACTGCACCTGGTGGAGGGCACCGTGAAGAGCTACCTGACCAGCATCTTCACCCGGCTGGACGTGCGCAACCGGGTGCAGGCGGCGATCCTCGCGTACGAGGCGGGGCTGGTCGACGGCTGA
- a CDS encoding ABC transporter permease subunit, whose translation MSTNNRGGAVAAEWTKLSSVRSTWWTALAGLLVMAASAGQLAIYAANDNTNDDPVDDRGIVTVGSVLIDSVELTQYVVLALGLMAITAEFTSGTIRSTLQCTPSRGRVLLAKAVVAGAVTFALGLLLGGVGALVARPVLGEWGSAPAAGTIGDIVAVATYLALVGVLALGLGATLRSAVLTITVLLATLMIVPLSLQEPDIEVLNRIADVFPGVAGGHFLAGDTEPYPSLVGLLLLAGWAGAALLLGRAALRRRDA comes from the coding sequence ATGAGCACCAACAATCGTGGTGGCGCGGTGGCCGCCGAGTGGACCAAGCTCTCCTCGGTGCGGAGCACCTGGTGGACGGCGCTGGCCGGTCTGCTGGTGATGGCCGCGAGCGCCGGCCAGCTGGCCATCTACGCCGCCAACGACAACACCAACGACGACCCGGTCGACGACCGAGGGATCGTCACCGTCGGCAGCGTGCTGATCGACTCGGTCGAGCTGACCCAGTACGTGGTGCTGGCGCTGGGTCTGATGGCGATCACCGCCGAGTTCACCAGCGGCACCATCCGGAGCACGCTGCAGTGCACCCCGTCGCGCGGTCGTGTGCTGCTGGCCAAGGCCGTGGTCGCCGGTGCCGTCACCTTCGCCCTCGGGCTGCTGCTCGGCGGCGTCGGCGCCCTGGTCGCCCGGCCGGTACTCGGCGAGTGGGGCAGCGCCCCGGCCGCCGGCACGATCGGCGACATCGTGGCGGTGGCGACCTACCTGGCGCTGGTCGGCGTGCTCGCCCTGGGCCTCGGCGCCACGCTGCGTAGTGCGGTGCTCACGATCACCGTGCTCCTCGCCACCCTGATGATCGTGCCGCTGTCACTTCAGGAGCCGGACATCGAGGTGCTGAACCGGATCGCCGACGTGTTCCCCGGCGTGGCCGGCGGACACTTCCTGGCCGGCGACACCGAGCCGTACCCGAGCCTGGTCGGGCTGCTCCTGCTCGCCGGATGGGCCGGCGCCGCGCTGCTGCTGGGTCGGGCCGCGCTACGCCGTCGGGACGCGTAA
- a CDS encoding ABC transporter ATP-binding protein → MITLRGLTKRFGATVAVDALTVDIAPGRVTGFLGPNGAGKSTTMRMILGLDRPTAGQALVGGRAYRELRRPLHEVGALLDARAIHPARSGRAHLLAMARSNGIPTQRVDEVLDTVGLDGRAASKAGRTLSLGMGQRLGIAGALLGDPPVLMFDEPVNGLDPDGVRWVRQLMRSLADQGRTVFVSSHLMSEMQLTADQLVVIGRGRLLADAPIDDVIAGSTVAVRVRSPHPDGLATLAARLTAAGATVEAADRNELTVTGTTADRVGDLAYELGVRLHELSPHGASLEQAFMELTADSVEYAGGATEGGAR, encoded by the coding sequence ATGATCACTTTACGTGGGTTGACGAAACGGTTCGGGGCGACCGTCGCGGTCGACGCGTTGACCGTCGACATCGCGCCCGGCCGGGTCACCGGCTTTCTCGGCCCCAACGGCGCCGGCAAGTCCACCACCATGCGGATGATCCTCGGGCTGGACCGCCCCACCGCCGGGCAGGCTCTCGTCGGTGGGCGGGCGTACCGGGAGCTGCGCCGGCCGCTGCACGAGGTGGGTGCGCTGCTCGACGCCCGGGCCATCCACCCGGCCCGGTCCGGCCGGGCGCACCTGTTGGCCATGGCCCGCAGCAACGGCATCCCCACCCAGCGAGTCGACGAGGTACTGGACACCGTCGGGCTGGACGGGCGAGCCGCCAGCAAAGCGGGGCGAACCCTCTCCCTCGGCATGGGCCAGCGGCTCGGCATCGCCGGCGCGCTGCTCGGCGACCCGCCGGTGCTGATGTTCGACGAACCGGTGAACGGCCTCGACCCGGACGGCGTGCGCTGGGTACGGCAGCTGATGCGCTCGCTGGCCGACCAGGGACGGACGGTCTTCGTCTCCAGCCACCTGATGAGCGAGATGCAGCTCACCGCCGACCAGCTCGTGGTGATCGGCCGGGGACGACTGCTCGCCGACGCGCCGATCGACGACGTGATCGCCGGCAGCACGGTCGCGGTTCGGGTCCGCAGCCCGCACCCGGACGGGCTGGCCACCCTCGCCGCGCGCCTCACGGCCGCCGGCGCGACCGTCGAGGCGGCCGACCGGAACGAGCTGACCGTCACCGGCACCACCGCGGACCGGGTCGGGGACCTGGCGTACGAGCTGGGGGTACGACTGCACGAGCTGAGCCCGCACGGCGCGTCGCTGGAGCAGGCGTTCATGGAGCTGACCGCCGACAGCGTCGAGTACGCGGGTGGCGCGACCGAAGGTGGGGCACGATGA
- a CDS encoding polysaccharide deacetylase family protein, producing MSATPVRRILAVVPLLALLTLSACTANPTLHARRITTAQPTPSAPLPRPSTSPSATAEPAAGSLEWYLSQVPTFPEAPPPQPMQLPATGAAPFWHRLPTDQKVAFITIDDGGLARPPGLIDFIWEARIPVTMFLNSPAAAEHTDYFRQIEAVGGIVENHTITHNSLAGRSYDYQKQEICGAADKLEGLFGKRPTLFRPPFGEHDSTTLKAAHDCGAKAVFHWTETVHEGKVRYQTPEKVVQPGDILLMHFRPALMDDLLAALKAIHRAGLTPALLTEYVR from the coding sequence GTGTCAGCGACCCCTGTTCGTCGGATCCTCGCCGTCGTCCCGCTTCTGGCCCTCCTGACGCTGAGTGCCTGCACAGCCAACCCGACGTTGCACGCCCGGCGGATCACCACTGCCCAGCCGACCCCGTCCGCCCCGCTCCCCAGGCCGTCGACCTCGCCGTCCGCGACGGCGGAGCCCGCTGCCGGGAGCCTGGAGTGGTACCTGTCCCAGGTACCGACCTTCCCCGAGGCGCCGCCACCGCAACCGATGCAGTTGCCCGCGACCGGTGCGGCCCCGTTCTGGCACCGCCTGCCGACCGACCAGAAGGTCGCCTTCATCACCATCGACGACGGTGGGCTGGCCCGCCCGCCGGGATTGATCGACTTCATCTGGGAGGCGCGCATCCCGGTCACGATGTTTCTGAACTCACCGGCGGCGGCGGAGCACACCGACTACTTTCGGCAGATCGAGGCGGTGGGCGGGATCGTGGAAAACCACACCATCACGCACAACTCGCTGGCCGGCCGGTCGTACGACTACCAGAAGCAGGAGATCTGCGGTGCCGCCGACAAGCTGGAGGGGCTGTTCGGCAAGCGGCCCACCCTGTTCCGGCCACCGTTCGGCGAGCATGACAGCACCACGCTGAAGGCCGCACACGACTGCGGCGCGAAGGCGGTCTTCCACTGGACCGAGACCGTCCACGAGGGGAAGGTGCGCTACCAGACCCCGGAGAAGGTGGTCCAGCCCGGCGACATTCTGCTGATGCACTTCCGACCGGCGCTGATGGACGACCTGCTCGCAGCACTGAAGGCGATCCACCGGGCCGGACTCACCCCGGCTCTCCTGACGGAATACGTACGGTGA
- a CDS encoding cytochrome P450, with protein MLFRSWAQVADPAWPDVARVPDHVGGTHLVVTRHALVRQVLADPVTYRPDNALDAVTPMPVTALRVLAEHRFRLPPTLANNSGASHPQIRAIVADALHPTRVAAQRPWLTALVRDRVARLGATLDTGEPVDLYADLAADLPLLVLARLVELPDAPVGAVKEFARAALELFWAPLDADRQVALAVEVGRFHRVLRDFAATGGGLAADMRAAGNPPDVVVGALFFLLVAGQETTSQFLTLLLHRLADEPAVRAGLRTGEVAVADVVEEGLRLEPPIVTWRRVAATDSTLGGTAVPAGSSLVLWLGRAGRDPTIVESPDEFRPGQRGSRRHLAFGAGAHRCVGDVLARMEAAVVVAEAAPLLDGVRVVRPPWCPDNLTFRMPDAFVVRRPYGAPPDRMLTSPR; from the coding sequence GTGCTGTTCCGCAGCTGGGCGCAGGTGGCCGACCCCGCATGGCCGGACGTGGCCCGGGTGCCGGACCACGTCGGCGGCACCCACCTGGTCGTCACCCGGCACGCGCTGGTGCGTCAGGTCCTCGCCGACCCGGTCACCTACCGGCCGGACAACGCGCTGGACGCGGTGACACCGATGCCGGTGACCGCACTGCGGGTGCTCGCCGAGCACCGGTTCCGGCTGCCGCCGACCCTGGCGAACAACTCGGGCGCCAGCCATCCGCAGATCCGGGCGATCGTCGCGGACGCGTTGCACCCCACCCGGGTCGCCGCGCAGCGGCCCTGGCTCACCGCGCTGGTTCGGGACCGGGTCGCCCGGCTCGGCGCCACGCTCGACACCGGTGAGCCGGTCGACCTGTACGCGGACCTCGCCGCCGACCTGCCGCTGCTGGTGCTGGCGCGGCTGGTCGAGCTGCCGGACGCGCCGGTCGGCGCGGTCAAGGAGTTCGCCCGCGCCGCGCTGGAGTTGTTCTGGGCACCGTTGGACGCCGACCGACAGGTGGCACTCGCCGTCGAGGTGGGCCGGTTCCACCGCGTACTGCGCGACTTCGCGGCCACCGGCGGCGGGTTGGCCGCCGACATGCGCGCGGCCGGAAACCCGCCGGACGTGGTGGTCGGCGCGCTCTTTTTCCTGCTGGTCGCCGGTCAGGAGACCACCTCGCAGTTCCTCACCCTGCTGCTGCACCGGTTGGCCGACGAGCCGGCGGTACGGGCCGGCCTGCGCACCGGCGAGGTCGCCGTGGCCGACGTGGTGGAGGAGGGGCTGCGGCTGGAACCGCCCATCGTCACCTGGCGGCGGGTGGCGGCGACGGACAGCACGCTGGGCGGGACGGCGGTGCCGGCGGGCAGCAGCCTCGTGCTGTGGCTGGGCCGCGCGGGCCGCGACCCCACGATCGTCGAGTCCCCCGACGAGTTCCGCCCGGGCCAGCGCGGGTCGCGCCGGCACCTGGCATTCGGGGCGGGGGCGCACCGCTGTGTCGGTGACGTGCTGGCCCGCATGGAGGCAGCGGTGGTGGTGGCCGAGGCCGCTCCGCTGCTGGACGGGGTGCGGGTGGTCCGTCCGCCCTGGTGCCCGGACAATCTCACCTTCCGGATGCCCGACGCCTTCGTCGTCCGCCGCCCGTACGGCGCACCGCCTGACCGGATGCTGACATCACCTCGGTAG
- a CDS encoding class I SAM-dependent methyltransferase, whose amino-acid sequence MSELSSTFVRLHARLAPVPFVPEVRLHQADEPIGLWELTEGEFSSDRPPPFWAFAWAGGQALARYVTDHPELVAGRRVLDLASGSGLVAIAAARAGAASVRAVEVDELAVAAVALNAEANGVRVDAEFGDILDGDAGDAEVVLAGDVFYSDAMARRVLRFLLRAARAGAPALVGDPGRAFLPRDRFDELAAYDVPVPEALESVRVKRTTVWRLRAGLPGASG is encoded by the coding sequence GTGTCCGAGCTCTCCAGCACGTTCGTCCGGCTGCACGCCCGGCTGGCCCCGGTTCCCTTCGTCCCCGAGGTGCGGCTGCACCAGGCGGACGAGCCGATCGGGCTGTGGGAGCTGACCGAGGGCGAGTTCTCCAGCGACCGGCCGCCACCGTTCTGGGCGTTCGCCTGGGCCGGCGGGCAGGCGCTCGCCCGTTACGTGACCGACCACCCGGAGCTGGTCGCCGGCCGCCGGGTGCTCGACCTCGCCTCCGGCTCCGGCCTGGTGGCCATCGCCGCCGCCCGTGCCGGCGCGGCGTCGGTGCGGGCCGTCGAGGTGGACGAGCTGGCGGTGGCGGCGGTCGCCCTCAACGCCGAGGCCAACGGGGTACGCGTCGACGCCGAGTTCGGCGACATCCTCGACGGCGACGCCGGGGACGCCGAGGTGGTGCTCGCGGGCGACGTCTTCTACAGCGACGCGATGGCCCGCCGGGTGCTGCGGTTCCTGCTCCGCGCCGCCCGGGCCGGCGCACCGGCGCTGGTTGGCGACCCCGGCCGCGCGTTCCTGCCCAGGGACCGCTTCGACGAATTGGCGGCGTACGACGTGCCGGTGCCGGAGGCTCTGGAGAGCGTCCGGGTGAAGCGCACCACCGTCTGGCGGTTGCGGGCCGGCCTGCCGGGGGCCTCCGGCTAG
- a CDS encoding M36 family metallopeptidase has protein sequence MVTPDEPASTPAHRRPGDDGDGRRATPHRREHRGPTGGPASTERRSGPFAEGHAPADADNRSGTAAPDARQRGLARAADPDVRWNRLGTPQALGPGRTPLATGLPSDPEAAARAYLSANRDLFGMDATAVASMERVLVRPIGSGAVVTLRQRFGDLPAGPDGLVTVAVADGTVLSVSSSLARNTGAPAPATRTAEQAYAAALADAKLTASAVASHTIRPVAVPTPLDGPRAAYEVTMIGADTDHPAAFTSYVDGISGQVLVREDLVDFDSDNPSWAVFPATPPRDLGPGQDPRVRWCGDPSPGCQAAFRDPATGQPWDVDAATGTPTFTSRGNSANTVLSWGAGTPIVPATTSPERRYEYPFTDQWHQARCNPEVFTSAQRNDADASIANLFAMHNRLHDWSYQLGFTESAWNLQAVNLTPSGLGGDAEQGRAQQGALTGNRNNANQGTPRDGLPPTTNMYLWQPQAGGPYPPCVDGDYDMTVIGHEYTHAITNRMIAGPDSGIGGHQGGAMGESWGDLLAAEYLFQHGLRAPGETPFVTGGYVTGNLVSGIRNYDLSRSPLNYSDIGYNTGGPAVHADGEIWGATNFRVRSALVKRYGLGTPQRQLDCAQGKVAADQCPGNRRWSQLVFDSFLLQAASQVSMLDMRDNMLTADLLRFGGANQDLIWAEFARSGMGRDAVTNGAGDTDPTPSFASPRGGNATLTLRPRGDSADAPIRVYVGAYEARAVPVADTDPATPIPDTVELVAGTYDLLAVAPGFGHQRLSTVAKAGQDGYVDLRLSRNLASTASGATVTGDGVNLDRIVDDTEATNWASLDGVAGRQLTVALPGDAAQVVKRVNVSAMLRPAITGDADTGSQNALTALRSFAVSACNAKTTDCADPARWQRIYTSAGDAFPGGAYRAYSRDINLRTFAVPSTVATHLRLEVLASQCTGGPHYAGEQDDDPATTTDCATASPARSQVRIAEFQAFSK, from the coding sequence GTGGTCACCCCCGATGAGCCGGCGTCGACGCCGGCTCATCGCCGTCCTGGCGACGACGGCGACGGTCGCCGCGCTACTCCCCACCGGCGTGAGCACCGCGGCCCCACCGGCGGCCCAGCGTCTACCGAGCGCCGGTCCGGACCATTTGCCGAGGGGCACGCGCCCGCCGACGCCGACAACCGCAGCGGTACGGCAGCACCCGACGCCCGCCAGCGCGGCCTGGCCCGCGCCGCCGACCCCGACGTCCGGTGGAACCGGCTCGGCACCCCGCAGGCTCTCGGACCCGGTCGCACCCCCCTCGCAACCGGGCTGCCCTCCGACCCGGAGGCCGCCGCCCGCGCCTACCTGAGCGCCAACCGCGACCTGTTCGGCATGGACGCCACCGCAGTGGCCAGCATGGAACGGGTGTTGGTCCGGCCGATCGGCAGCGGTGCCGTGGTCACCCTCCGGCAACGCTTCGGCGACCTGCCCGCCGGGCCGGACGGCCTCGTCACCGTCGCGGTCGCCGACGGCACGGTGCTCTCGGTCAGCTCCTCGCTGGCCCGGAACACCGGCGCCCCCGCACCGGCCACCCGCACCGCCGAGCAGGCGTACGCCGCCGCGCTCGCCGACGCCAAGCTGACCGCCAGCGCGGTGGCCAGTCACACCATCCGACCGGTGGCCGTACCCACCCCGCTGGACGGGCCTCGGGCCGCCTACGAGGTCACCATGATCGGCGCGGACACCGACCACCCGGCCGCGTTCACCAGCTACGTGGACGGCATCAGCGGGCAGGTGCTGGTCCGTGAGGACCTCGTCGACTTCGACTCCGACAACCCGAGCTGGGCGGTCTTCCCGGCCACCCCGCCCCGCGACCTCGGCCCCGGGCAGGACCCCCGGGTGCGCTGGTGCGGCGACCCGTCACCCGGCTGCCAGGCAGCCTTCCGCGACCCGGCCACCGGCCAACCGTGGGATGTCGACGCGGCCACCGGCACGCCAACCTTCACCTCGCGCGGCAACTCGGCCAACACGGTGCTCTCCTGGGGTGCGGGCACCCCGATCGTCCCGGCCACCACCAGCCCGGAACGCCGCTACGAATATCCCTTCACCGACCAGTGGCACCAGGCCCGATGCAACCCGGAGGTGTTCACCTCCGCCCAGCGCAACGACGCGGACGCGTCGATCGCCAACCTCTTCGCCATGCACAACCGGCTGCACGACTGGTCGTACCAGTTGGGCTTCACCGAGTCGGCGTGGAACCTCCAGGCGGTCAACCTCACCCCCTCCGGGCTGGGCGGTGACGCCGAGCAGGGCCGTGCTCAGCAGGGCGCGCTGACCGGCAACCGGAACAACGCCAACCAGGGCACCCCGCGCGACGGACTGCCGCCGACCACCAACATGTACCTGTGGCAGCCGCAGGCCGGCGGACCTTACCCGCCGTGCGTGGACGGCGACTACGACATGACGGTGATCGGCCACGAATACACCCACGCGATCACCAACCGGATGATCGCCGGCCCGGACAGCGGGATCGGCGGCCACCAGGGCGGGGCGATGGGTGAGTCGTGGGGCGACCTGCTCGCCGCCGAATACCTCTTCCAGCACGGGTTGCGCGCACCCGGAGAGACGCCCTTCGTCACCGGCGGCTACGTCACCGGCAACCTGGTCAGCGGCATCCGCAACTACGACCTCAGCCGCAGCCCGCTCAACTACTCCGACATCGGCTACAACACCGGTGGCCCCGCCGTGCACGCCGACGGGGAGATCTGGGGTGCCACCAACTTCCGGGTCCGCTCCGCGCTGGTCAAGCGGTACGGCCTCGGCACCCCACAGCGGCAGCTCGACTGCGCACAGGGGAAGGTCGCCGCCGACCAGTGCCCCGGCAACCGACGCTGGTCGCAACTGGTCTTCGACTCGTTCCTGCTCCAGGCCGCCAGCCAGGTCAGCATGCTCGACATGCGGGACAACATGCTCACCGCCGATCTGCTCCGCTTCGGCGGCGCCAACCAGGACCTGATCTGGGCCGAGTTCGCCCGCTCCGGGATGGGCCGGGACGCCGTCACCAACGGTGCCGGCGACACCGACCCGACGCCGAGCTTCGCCTCGCCGCGCGGTGGCAACGCGACGCTCACCCTGCGCCCGCGCGGGGACAGCGCCGACGCGCCGATCCGGGTGTACGTAGGGGCGTACGAGGCGCGGGCCGTGCCGGTGGCCGACACCGACCCGGCGACGCCGATCCCGGACACCGTCGAGCTGGTGGCCGGCACGTACGACCTGCTCGCTGTGGCCCCCGGCTTCGGGCACCAGCGGCTCAGCACGGTCGCCAAGGCCGGCCAGGACGGGTACGTGGACCTGCGGTTGAGCCGCAACCTGGCATCCACGGCGTCCGGCGCCACGGTCACCGGCGACGGGGTCAACCTGGACCGGATCGTCGACGACACCGAGGCGACGAACTGGGCATCCCTCGACGGGGTCGCCGGCCGGCAGCTCACCGTGGCGTTGCCCGGGGACGCCGCGCAGGTGGTCAAACGCGTGAACGTCAGCGCGATGCTGCGCCCGGCGATCACCGGCGACGCCGACACCGGCAGCCAGAACGCGCTCACCGCGCTGCGCTCGTTCGCGGTGTCGGCCTGCAACGCGAAGACCACCGACTGCGCCGACCCGGCGCGCTGGCAGCGCATCTACACCAGCGCGGGCGACGCGTTCCCCGGTGGGGCGTACCGGGCGTACAGCCGGGACATCAACCTCCGGACGTTCGCGGTTCCCAGCACCGTCGCCACCCACCTGCGGCTCGAGGTGCTGGCGAGCCAGTGCACCGGCGGCCCGCACTACGCGGGCGAGCAGGACGACGACCCGGCCACGACGACGGACTGCGCGACCGCGAGCCCGGCTCGGAGCCAGGTCAGGATCGCCGAGTTCCAGGCGTTCTCGAAGTGA
- a CDS encoding TIGR03086 family metal-binding protein, whose amino-acid sequence MDLLEAYRRSLAEFIDRVDQVEAGQWSDPTPCPDWDVRALVNHVVNEDRWSVPLLAGRTIDEVGDRLDGDLLGADPIAAAREAAAQAEIAATHPGTIDRTVHLSGGDAPAAEYLQQLLAEHLIHGWDVAVAIGAQPRLDPNAVHLAAQWFAGQMENYRRNKLVQTGVQVSDDVDEQDRLLAAFGRDPDWAPGD is encoded by the coding sequence ATGGATCTACTGGAGGCGTACCGCCGGAGCCTGGCCGAATTCATCGACCGGGTGGACCAGGTCGAGGCCGGCCAGTGGTCCGACCCGACGCCCTGCCCGGACTGGGACGTACGCGCGCTGGTCAACCACGTGGTGAATGAGGACCGGTGGAGCGTTCCGCTACTCGCGGGCCGGACCATCGACGAGGTCGGCGACCGGCTCGACGGCGATCTGCTCGGCGCCGACCCGATCGCGGCGGCGCGGGAGGCCGCCGCTCAGGCCGAGATCGCGGCCACCCATCCCGGGACGATCGACCGCACCGTGCACCTCTCCGGTGGCGACGCCCCGGCCGCCGAATACCTCCAGCAGCTCCTCGCCGAGCACCTCATCCACGGCTGGGACGTGGCGGTGGCGATCGGAGCCCAGCCGCGGCTCGACCCGAACGCCGTGCACCTCGCCGCTCAATGGTTCGCCGGCCAGATGGAGAACTACCGGCGCAACAAGCTGGTCCAGACCGGGGTGCAGGTGTCCGACGACGTCGACGAGCAGGACCGCCTGCTGGCCGCCTTCGGCCGCGACCCCGACTGGGCGCCGGGCGACTGA
- a CDS encoding TetR/AcrR family transcriptional regulator, producing the protein MTRRAAEIRLDALLRTACDVIVERGLANTRTADVAQAAGVSQALVFYHFATKERLLAQAFAYAVEQDLARLDAVTRSSAPPLTKLRRILKLYTPAGRATSWSMWIDGWSESLRTPELEKVSRRLDLRWRQDLAAVISAGVADGTFQCADPDGAAWRISAVMDGLAVQLAVHDRVISRRQFGEWVRLVTARELGLDLTDLD; encoded by the coding sequence TGTGACGTGATCGTCGAGCGCGGTCTGGCCAACACCCGAACAGCGGACGTGGCGCAGGCCGCCGGCGTGAGCCAGGCGCTGGTTTTCTACCACTTCGCCACCAAGGAGCGGTTGCTCGCGCAGGCTTTCGCGTACGCGGTCGAGCAGGATCTGGCTCGACTGGACGCGGTGACCCGCTCCTCGGCCCCACCGCTGACCAAGCTCCGCCGGATCCTCAAGCTCTACACCCCGGCAGGGCGGGCGACCTCCTGGTCAATGTGGATCGACGGCTGGTCCGAATCGCTGCGTACCCCGGAATTGGAGAAGGTCTCCCGCCGGCTCGACCTGCGCTGGCGGCAGGACCTGGCCGCGGTGATCTCGGCCGGGGTGGCCGACGGCACCTTCCAGTGCGCCGACCCGGACGGGGCCGCCTGGCGGATCAGCGCGGTGATGGACGGCCTTGCCGTACAACTCGCCGTGCACGACCGGGTGATCTCCCGCCGCCAGTTCGGCGAGTGGGTCCGGCTGGTGACCGCCCGGGAGCTCGGCCTGGACCTGACCGACCTGGACTGA